From the genome of Arvicola amphibius chromosome 9, mArvAmp1.2, whole genome shotgun sequence, one region includes:
- the Has2 gene encoding hyaluronan synthase 2 translates to MHCERFLCVLRIIGTTLFGVSLLLGITAAYIVGYQFIQTDNYYFSFGLYGAFLASHLIIQSLFAFLEHRKMKKSLETPIKLNKSVALCIAAYQEDPDYLRKCLQSVKRLTYPGIKVVMVIDGNSDDDLYMMDIFSEIMGRDKSATYIWKNNYHEKGPGETEESHKESSQHVTQLVLSNKSICIMQKWGGKREVMYTAFRALGRSVDYVQVCDSDTMLDPASSVEMVKVLEEDPMVGGVGGDVQILNKYDSWISFLSSVRYWMAFNIERACQSYFGCVQCISGPLGMYRNSLLHEFVEDWYNQEFMGNQCSFGDDRHLTNRVLSLGYATKYTARSKCLTETPIEYLRWLNQQTRWSKSYFREWLYNAMWFHKHHLWMTYEAVITGFFPFFLIATVIQLFYRGKIWNILLFLLTVQLVGLIKSSFASCLRGNIVMVFMSLYSVLYMSSLLPAKMFAIATINKAGWGTSGRKTIVVNFIGLIPVSVWFTILLGGVIFTIYKESKKPFSESKQTVLIVGTLIYACYWVMLLTLYVVLINKCGRRKKGQQYDMVLDV, encoded by the exons ATGCATTGTGAGAGGTTTCTATGTGTCCTGAGAATAATTGGAACTACACTTTTTGGAGTCTCTCTCCTCCTCGGAATCACAGCTGCTTATATCGTTGGCTACCAGTTTATCCAAACGGATAATTACTACTTCTCCTTTGGACTCTATGGTGCCTTTTTAGCATCACACCTCATCATCCAAAGCCTCTTTGCCTTCTTGGAACACCGGAAAATGAAAAAGTCCCTCGAGACCCCCATTAAATTGAACAAAAGCGTCGCTCTTTGCATCGCGGCATATCAAGAAGACCCTGACTACTTACGGAAATGCTTGCAGTCTGTGAAAAGGTTGACCTACCCTGGAATTAAGGTTGTGATGGTCATCGACGGGAACTCAGATGATGACCTTTACATGATGGACATCTTCAGTGAAATCATGGGCAGGGACAAATCAGCCACTTACATCTGGAAGAACAACTACCACGAAAAGGGACCTGGGGAGACAGAAGAGTCCCATAAGGAAAGCTCACAGCATGTAACCCAATTGGTCTTGTCTAACAAGAGCATTTGCATCATGCAAAAATGGGGCGgaaagagagaagtcatgtacACAGCCTTCAGAGCCCTGGGACGAAGTGTGGATTATGTACAG GTGTGTGATTCAGACACCATGCTTGACCCTGCCTCATCTGTGGAGATGGTGAAAGTTCTAGAAGAAGACCCTATGGTCGGAGGTGTTGGGGGCGATGTCCAG ATTTTAAACAAGTATGATTCCTGgatctccttcctcagcagtgtGAGATACTGGATGGCTTTTAATATAGAAAGGGCCTGCCAGTCTTATTTTGGGTGTGTCCAGTGCATAAGCGGTCCTCTGGGAATGTACAGAAACTCCCTACTGCATGAGTTTGTAGAAGACTGGTACAATCAGGAATTCATGGGCAACCAATGCAGTTTTGGTGATGATAGGCATCTTACCAACCGGGTGCTGAGTCTGGGCTATGCAACAAAATACACAGCTCGGTCCAAGTGCCTTACTGAAACACCTATCGAGTATCTCAGATGGCTGAACCAGCAGACCCGTTGGAGCAAGTCCTACTTCCGAGAGTGGCTGTACAACGCCATGTGGTTTCACAAACATCACTTGTGGATGACCTACGAAGCTGTTATCACTggattcttccctttctttctcattgcTACAGTCATCCAGCTCTTCTACAGGGGTAAAATCTGGAacatcctcctcttcctgttaACTGTCCAGCTAGTGGGTCTCATAAAGTCATCTTTTGCCAGCTGCCTTAGAGGGAATATTGTCATGGTCTTCATGTCTCTCTATTCAGTGTTATACATGTCAAGTCTACTTCCTGCCAAGATGTTCGCAATTGCAACCATAAACAAAGCTGGGTGGGGCACATCTGGAAGGAAAACCATTGTTGTCAATTTTATAGGACTTATTCCCGTGTCCGTGTGGTTTACAATTCTTCTCGGTGGTGTGATTTTCACCATTTACAAGGAATCGAAAAAGCCATTTTCCGAATCCAAACAGACTGTTCTCATTGTGGGAACCTTGATCTACGCATGCTACTGGGTCATGCTTTTGACTCTGTATGTGGTTCTCATCAATAAGTGtggcaggaggaagaagggacaacAGTACGACATGGTGCTTGATGTATGA